Part of the Chaetodon auriga isolate fChaAug3 unplaced genomic scaffold, fChaAug3.hap1 Scaffold_83, whole genome shotgun sequence genome, ttatgattacgcgggtctataagtctgatatgtgatgacattaaatgtatgagatcaatctggcttcaattcaccacctcaccatctgcaccgccagtttccccgtctccaaaatgttcgtacgcaagcatcaaagttggcgtaccgctgcgcacattctcacgctaagtttatttttataaatcacaaccttttcgtaggaagttgcgtacgcaactttcaagcccctttttgtgcgtaagcaagttttataaatgaggccccaggtgATTTCTACCcgaccattccacaaaatcttccaccactgctctgtattcctcctctcgtccatcctttatacaccccaccaccgctgagtcgtcagagaacttctgcaggtggcacgatgaagagttgtactgaaagtctgaggtgtacaaggtgaagacaAAAGGAAACAGAACAGTCgcctgtggtgctcctgtactacATTCCACggtctcagacagaacgttGCCCAGTCAGAcaaactgcagtctgtctgtcaggtagtcagtaatccaggagattgtgggcaCGTCAACTCCCATCACTCGCAGCTTCTCACCAAAGAGCAGTGGctggatggtattaaatgcactggagaaatcaaagaaggtgatcctcacagtgctgccactACAGTGGGagtgagcacgctgcagcaggtgtatgatggcatcgtccacacccagatggggttggtaggcGAACTGTAGAGGGctcagtgatgatttcacctgtggtcagaggtgggccaggaccagcctctccagtgCCTTCATCATGAGCGATATAAGATGTGCAATGTGCGATGCGATTATCTAATCATGTAGGGTCCTGTGTCATAATAAGTTGTATGGTGTGGCTAATGCTAATGTAGctaatgttaatgtgtttcaCCTCAGCTGATAAAATGATAAGTATTGGTTCTATATGCTTGTTTGAAGTAAATTGAGCTGTCTGAATAGATGCAGTGAATCCTTCACAGTTCAGTCAATTACATTTAACAGTGCTATGCTTGGAAGCTACATTACATCAGGACCTGTTTAATTAGTCATCAGGGCTCTCTATACTCACCAAAGGCCAGGGATGAAATATAACTGTGACACTGATAGCACTCACTTTAGCACTTACATAAATTAATCTGATCACACATTGATGCATCCGATATCAAATTAACTCTAAATGTATGacctgctgtttttaatgattcGCAACTTTGTTTCCATCAGACTGTCAAGTCTTATACATCACTGACAAACACCCtgtattattgtttttcttttttcttgtacATACCCAAATATTTAAACTTGACAAACATGTCGCCATGGAATcagactgaagcagaaacaTTAGCAATTTAGGTGAGACTTATCCAGTCTCCATGTAAAGTGACAGGGATCCTCCAAATCTGAAGTTCCACCCATGTGGTGGAGCGGGCAGataacaaataacaaatgtACTGAGGTGTTTCGTGAATGCTGTTTGACCCACCTGAAGTAAGCAAGAGTGCCTGATTCTGATAatgatctaatctaatctgatcCTGGTCTAATGACGTCATGGTCACATTACCCACTGCTGAGCAAGACATCAAGGTCCTGAAGCTAAATGGATACACCAGTCACAGTGAATGAAGCTCAGCTGACCTTTAgctgtctgtcagcttgtttgAGATGAAGTCAACTAGATTGGTGATAAAGAGAATGCAATTAATATCCCCTATTATTGTATGGAAATGGACATGATGAACACCATGTGTCAATTTAACTATACATTTAAAAGTATGTTACCATTTTCTGACTGATGATTTCACTTTACAGATCAATTGAACTGTGCAATGAATATTTGACACTATTATGGTCTTTTACTAACAAGTCAAACACTACTTATAGAACACAAACAAGATAGAcaagcagagacacaaaaaataaaagtataagaataaaactaaaataagGTGAAAATAATGTACAGCAGTGGCAGTGATGGCAAAGACAGTAAAACACCAAACAATTTGAAATATAAAGTTCAGCTAAGCATTTGCGATGTGTGTCTGCCTTCCTgtctgaactgaaactgagctgctgtgatgttaGATGGAGCCGATGGTCCCTGTTAGTGCCAGACAAAGGCAACTGATTTCCTCAACATTGATGAATATGTTATGGCCTGTAGTTTAAGTGCAAACAGCAAATACAATTCCTGAAACATTTGTAATGACTGATTGTGATGATTCGGTTAAACCTTCAGAGGATATGAGAGCTGCTAGAAATAGCACCTCACTACAAATAAATGTGACTCAAGTGTGTATGCActttaaaacaaagcaatacAGGGACTTGACTACTGCTGGTAAAAGGCAGAACCACTTATTACGTTCCCAAACAGCTTACATTTATGGAGAATGGACAAAATATGTATATTGTTAATGAAATGTACTTCCAAAGTTCATGTAGATAAAAACTGTTGAATAGTGGTGAAATCCTATAATTGTGAGTGGTGATGTAGGAGGATGATGTTGGAGAGTTTCATCAATAGCATGAGGTAAAAACTCAAGCGTTTAGCTTGTGCAGCTCTGCACCAGTCTGGCTCATCTCAAACAAGCCACGATGCTTGTCTAATGTCTGTCATGTGACTGTCACATCACTGTTGTCTGTCAAAATTGTAATCTGGAATGTGATACAAACTGATCATTCCAAACTGCATAATGTCTTCATCTCCATAAAGTCCTGAAAGacccatcaatcaatcaatcaagtttaaatttaattttaaatggtttaattgggggggggggggggggggggttactgattgctgtttttgtgtataGAAGAaactcctccaccctccatcaaacacacaaagcaaacttCCTGTTTGGTCAGGTCAAAAGAGTTCCTGTTGGACCTGCTCAGGGTCAAACTTACATgtaatatatttaaatgtatatATCTAAGAGCCACTTTACCAGCCCTGGTTAACTCTCCTCAACCAGTGGAAAGTCTTATATGGCTTGATGAcatcatagtgatgtcatcaagcTGGAAGGGGTAAACAGAAGAAGCTTTCACCCTCAGTGATGGAGTGATAAAGTgatgaaggatggagggatggacatgtttctgcattttctgATTTATGAGGAACACAAACTCTggtctcacttcctgtctgtcaggaacCTTCCTGATGTCACAAAAGAGGATTTCTCCAAAGTTGACCTCCATCAGTTCAAATGGATCCACTGGGAGGTGAGCAATGGTCCAAGAAACTGAAACAGCCAGACTAACCTGAGTAGTCTAATCTAAACCACACTAATCTGACTATACCAGACTAACTACATCTATCAGAGGGTTATAATGATGTGACTAATTTGAGTTGGCCCCTGCAACTTACTTACTTAGACAATCTTCCATCCCATGGGACTAACAGCTCACTGGCATTGAAAGAGGACTTGTTTCAATAGTAAAGCAGGTTTGACCCTGATCAGAGCCTAGTGGGGAGAATGCAGAAAAATATCATAGGACAATTCCCCGACTCCCAAAGTGCATTAAATTGATTTCACCTGTGCACCTCAGAATGTACTGTAGTTCAATCATGGCCAGAACTAATTCAGGTTATCTGACTAACTTGAAAAACCTATGGTTGGTTTAGTAAAACCAATCAGCCAATCAACTAATTCCACTGTTTGGACAAAATGCTACATGCTCAATTAACCAGACTAACCTAAGTAATCTGACTAACCCAACAAACCCAAATAACTAGACTGATCCTTCATTTCAAAATAGtgtgaaatatgtcaaattGAATCTACAGCACTACACAAAATTTCAAGGGTAAAATACCACATGACTACTCTACAGTTCATACAGAATACTACAGTATACTAGTATTATTTGGTGTTTTAGCCCTTACATGTTTTAGAGTTGTGGTTTATTTAACTCCTGCAGGGTCGAAATGCTGAGGAGCAGGTGAAGATGATCCAGCAGGTGGCAATGTATAATAGCACATTGCCACCTCAACAGAGAATCACTGTCTCTGTGGAGATAGAGAAGACCAGAGAGCCGTTGTATCAGCTGTTTCCCCATGGTGACGTGGTGCGATTTGTTAAGTGGAAACACTGGTTAAAGTTCATGGATTGTACATATATCTATATaaaaacatacagcatgtaACAGGATGGATTTTATCTTGTGTCTTCAGGTGTTTGTCAGTAAAGATGTCGCTCGTCACTTTGGTTTCCTGAcagctgaagctgctctgaaagGACTCTACAGTCGGGTCAAAAAGGGGTGAGtgtaggtcaaaggtcagcagttAGAACTGTCTTGCTCTCaaccctgtctgtctctattacttgtctgtctctctaacCTGTCTCTTTCTATTTAATGTCTCTGGCtgatctgtctgcctctcaggGCTGTCCTGATATGTGCCTGGGCAGAAAAAGGTGCAGATGCTTTGGGtcctgatggtttgattgttcATTCAGATGCTTTTCCTCCTGAAACTCTGGTCGATACCCTCGGAGCTGGAGACACTTTCAATGCTGCTGTCATCTATACACTGTCCAATGGTGAGACATTATATTGTTCAGTGGTGACATGTTATACTATCCATGGGTGAAACATTATACTGCCCAACAGTGAGACACCATACTGTCCAACAGTGAGAAGTATGCTGTCCAACAGTAACACATTATACTGTCCAACAATGACATGTTCTGCTGTCCAACGATGACACATTCCATTGTCCACTGTTGAAAAATTATATTGTCCTACAGTGAGACACTGTCCAACAGTAAGACAACCCATCTCTTTCACTGTTTCCTAATCAACTCTTTTCAGCTCTTATCAGCTCATTTATACCTTAAGCCAATttaatttaaactttaaaatgtccCACACCTTTCATAACATATTAGTATTATTGAACTTTTACAGCCAGCAGTGTAGTTTAGTGTCAGCTTTTCAACATCCAGTATTCAAACCACAATTTCTTCATAAATTGCATTCTCTGGTTATGATTGATGTTGAATAAAAGTTAGATTTCCGAGCATAACTGACCAACTCCCCACCAGTCACTTTGAACTGAGGAaacctcttggatgagaggtgaaacataATCTAGAACCTCAAGAAAGTCCAGTTGCACCAAGACGACAGCCTCTGAACTGCACTctctcaaacattttcagtttttgttaatCTGTTTAGTTTCCAGCTCTCCTTTTCTGATCATATTCACTAAGAACGAGGTTTAAAACATTGGACAATCTATTGGTCAAACTTTTCCAATGGAACCAGAAAATCTTACCAAGCTTCTAACTGGAGGGAGCAGCAACTTTCTTTGGGATTAGCAGGAGACACTGATTAGGGAAGCAAGCTGAAGCCCTCATTaatttgggttagggttagggtttccTTCAGTTCATCTGGTCAATGTTTGCTTTCTGGTGAACAAGACGGATGAACTGCCACTCCTCAACAGAGTAAACACAGACTTTTGCAGATCTATTCCCATGTGCTTTACTGAAGCCTGGCTAGGAGACCACATTCTGGACACAACGCTACATCTGGGTTTCCAAATCCTCTGAGCAGTCCATGTaacagagtcatcagaaaaaacaaagggagATGTAATCTGCTTCTACATTAAAGAATCTTGGTGTACAGATTTCACAgagttaaaaaagaaatcactgtCTAGTTCATCTTCTCCTGACTTACAGGCTGAAATTAAAATCAGCTCAGCCTGTGGTCAAGACTGTAAGGAGATGGACCAGCAAAGCAAAGCTGGACCTGCAGGCCTGCTTTGACTGCACTAATTGGAGTGTTTTTGAGGATGCATCTGTGTTGtcatctgctgtgaaaagccAGCTGTATGGATCTACACAGCCACCTCTCTGTGAAGCATAAATCAACTAGAACAGGGGTAACCAACATGGTGGCTATGGGCACCTGGTTGCCTGCAGGGCATGTTCTAAAAGCTAAGAGCAGCCCTTGCTCAGTCACGAAGGATCAGGAAAAATTCTGGACTTCTCATTTGTCCCTAACTCTAACAGCAGGAAATCCCTCTGCTAAGGACATTGCCCCCTTGCTGCAGCAGTAAAGCACACACTGCAATATGCTACTCACACTATGTTTTTTCCTGACAGATCCTAGCCTAGACCCCGTCTTGTCCCCCTCAGGACAGTGATTCCATAACTGGAAATATTCTGTTATGATTTAGACGAGTGTATTGACCGAAACACTGTGACTCAGacgaagaggagggaaaaggagagaagtTGGAATAGTTTAATTGTCTTTTCCTAAGCTTATCACAGTCAGTGTAAGAGAATCAATCCATAGAGCAGACAAGCAAGTTAGAGGGTGAAGGCTGGAGCACATGGCAAACACCTGAGCACAGGGGCAAGACAAGGCAGAGAGGCACAAGGTTCATTTGGTCGATCACTGTTTTACCGCATAGGTGAGCAGATGATTTGACAAATACTGGTGGGAAGactggtgcttatatactgtggtGGTTGATGAGGCTTGATTGAATTATTGaggtcaggtgtgctcaggagagaaTGACCTGTCAGGCCTGCAGttaaacacatacagacacaggacagacagaggagagacagacatgggacagaaggagagggaacCTGCAGATCCTGACATATGCATTTCTTTGTTGCCATCACACACAGTTTCCTTGCTGCCACAGGCCTGACGGGACCCCTGAAAAACTTTAGATTTCCCCAGGATGGATGTGGTTTTGCAGGATGTAGCAGTGCACACCTGAGCAAGCTCCATGACCATCTCAGTCTGGATCTGAATGCATGTTGTTTTCATATTATTCAGTAGATGGAAATTGGTAGTCTTCCTTGTAAGATTGCTTGGGTGGTCAAGTGAGATGTTTGCCTTCAGGGTTCTGTGCCAAAGAGCTCTTCTATCTTCAGGAAAtcaggtgatgtagtataaaaTGGGATACAGTCCACCAAAGGAGCAGGTTGTAGTGGACGAATGGGTAAAATGTAGGACCTTGATCCAGGAAGATGGGGTTCATGTCCTGTCTGAAGCCAAACGTAAACAATGGTGAAATGTTAATATGTTTTAGCACTACTTATCTGTACATATTTTCAATTATATATTAAGATATAAGACATAAGATATATTATTACTGTATATATAGATAATTTAAGGTAATTATCCCCAGAGGAACACAGTGGAAGTAGAAATATGTTGGAAAGAATTAAATTCTATACATAATTCTTCATAATTCTCCCTTCAAAGCTTTTTtcaaggcttttattttgaaagaaaaaagatgaccCTTTTCTTCCAGGTCAAAGTCAGTAGATTTTGTTGTCAGAATCACAGCTGATATGCATTAAATCTCCTTTTATACATCTCTTCATCAttctgtctcactgctctcacataAAACTCTGGTCTCATAAAactcttctttgttttgttttgtgaaattgccataacatttctgtctgtattgtacttaaataagtaaatacattttccacctgcaggtggaagTTTGGAGAATGCTCTGACCTTCGGCTGCAGAGTTGCTGGTAGGAAGTGTGGTTTCCATGGTTATGACAGTATTGGTGAAAAGTTCACAGACAACCAAGTGAAGAATTGAAAAGAGTGATGATTCAGAGAACTGTGGTTAAAATCTGGGATTActcacactgtgaaaaatgatGAGTGATTAATGATAAATAACTGATTGTTTACTGTTTATATTGCCTGACATTTAACTATTCACAAGTTCCtaataaaatgatcattaagtgtgtgaagcagagagTTATAGTGAAGTAACATCTTTATTGCTCTATTTTTCTTACCTGATTACAATAAAATCTGTCAAACTGATCAATAAATGACTCAAATTGATTCATTTAATGATCAAACAAAATGTGGTAATGTtgaagttttagtttttttgacCAAAATGGTAGTATGTAATAGGTGGTAATAGTTTTAGtcaaatttttgttttttgatttttgttttactgtcatgaattagtttgtttggttttatgtcctgttttattttaaaggttTGCCTCATGTGTAGTCTTTTTCCTTACTTCCTAAATTGTCCTGCCTTTGTAAGTGATGATTTGTGTCACCTGTTCcttatttgttttcatctctgccTCATTAGTCCTCCCTCCCCGGGCCATTTAAGCCAGtgcttttccctccatctttgtcAGATCATCTTATGTCGTGTGTCATGCATCTCTGCCTTCCATGAATACTTTCCTGTGCTTCCTGAGATTTTGAAcctttgctttatttttcccaAGACTTTgcttgatttttcatttttggactTGTGCTTCTTTTGTTGGATTTATTTGCTGATTAGGACTCTTTACATTGGTTTTGACAGTCACCAACCTCTCCTTGATTTTGTTTGTCACTgaattataaataaatgtatgaaacTGCATCAGTTCTGCCTGTTGGCTCGGCTTTCTGGGTTCAATCCCTTCTGCCACCTTGACTCTAATGTGACATTCAATGCATAAAAACTGAAGACATCTCAGtcttgtttttacagtttttgcccGTTGCTGTAACACTTTTTGCTAAACTTGGCTAACTGTGTCAAAACtctacacacaaataaaaataaataaataagacacaacactggaaaaataaagcattCACATCTGTGTCAAAGTGAAACTCTGCTATCAAAACCAACAATCCTTTGTCAAAATGAC contains:
- the LOC143317888 gene encoding ketohexokinase-like isoform X6 yields the protein MDEHKKKKILCVGLVCLDIINVVDKYPEEDTDTRCLSQRWQRGGNASNSCTVLSLLGAPSAFMGSLSAGPVAENLPDVTKEDFSKVDLHQFKWIHWEGRNAEEQVKMIQQVAMYNSTLPPQQRITVSVEIEKTREPLYQLFPHGDVVFVSKDVARHFGFLTAEAALKGLYSRVKKGAVLICAWAEKGADALGPDGLIVHSDAFPPETLVDTLGAGDTFNAAVIYTLSNGGSLENALTFGCRVAGRKCGFHGYDSIGEKFTDNQVKN
- the LOC143317888 gene encoding ketohexokinase-like isoform X1; translated protein: MDEHKKKKILCVGLVCLDIINVVDKYPEEDTDTRCLSQRWQRGGNASNSCTVLSLLGAPSAFMGSLSAGPVADFILEDFQKFHIDVSLVSEHAQCVLPASVVISNISTGSRTILHMNRNLPDVTKEDFSKVDLHQFKWIHWEGRNAEEQVKMIQQVAMYNSTLPPQQRITVSVEIEKTREPLYQLFPHGDVVRFVFVSKDVARHFGFLTAEAALKGLYSRVKKGAVLICAWAEKGADALGPDGLIVHSDAFPPETLVDTLGAGDTFNAAVIYTLSNGGSLENALTFGCRVAGRKCGFHGYDSIGEKFTDNQVKN
- the LOC143317888 gene encoding ketohexokinase-like isoform X3; this encodes MDEHKKKKILCVGLVCLDIINVVDKYPEEDTDTRCLSQRWQRGGNASNSCTVLSLLGAPSAFMGSLSAGPVADFILEDFQKFHIDVSLVSEHAQCVLPASVVISNISTGSRTILHMNRNLPDVTKEDFSKVDLHQFKWIHWEGRNAEEQVKMIQQVAMYNSTLPPQQRITVSVEIEKTREPLYQLFPHGDVVFVSKDVARHFGFLTAEAALKGLYSRVKKGAVLICAWAEKGADALGPDGLIVHSDAFPPETLVDTLGAGDTFNAAVIYTLSNGGSLENALTFGCRVAGRKCGFHGYDSIGEKFTDNQVKN
- the LOC143317888 gene encoding ketohexokinase-like isoform X2, encoding MDEHKKKKILCVGLVCLDIINVVDKYPEEDTDTRCLSQRWQRGGNASNSCTVLSLLGAPSAFMGSLSAGPVADFIMADFSQRAVDVSAVVWQVSGQTPCACCVVCPSSGSRTVVLSDTNLPDVTKEDFSKVDLHQFKWIHWEGRNAEEQVKMIQQVAMYNSTLPPQQRITVSVEIEKTREPLYQLFPHGDVVRFVFVSKDVARHFGFLTAEAALKGLYSRVKKGAVLICAWAEKGADALGPDGLIVHSDAFPPETLVDTLGAGDTFNAAVIYTLSNGGSLENALTFGCRVAGRKCGFHGYDSIGEKFTDNQVKN
- the LOC143317888 gene encoding ketohexokinase-like isoform X4, yielding MDEHKKKKILCVGLVCLDIINVVDKYPEEDTDTRCLSQRWQRGGNASNSCTVLSLLGAPSAFMGSLSAGPVADFIMADFSQRAVDVSAVVWQVSGQTPCACCVVCPSSGSRTVVLSDTNLPDVTKEDFSKVDLHQFKWIHWEGRNAEEQVKMIQQVAMYNSTLPPQQRITVSVEIEKTREPLYQLFPHGDVVFVSKDVARHFGFLTAEAALKGLYSRVKKGAVLICAWAEKGADALGPDGLIVHSDAFPPETLVDTLGAGDTFNAAVIYTLSNGGSLENALTFGCRVAGRKCGFHGYDSIGEKFTDNQVKN
- the LOC143317888 gene encoding ketohexokinase-like isoform X5, with the protein product MDEHKKKKILCVGLVCLDIINVVDKYPEEDTDTRCLSQRWQRGGNASNSCTVLSLLGAPSAFMGSLSAGPVAENLPDVTKEDFSKVDLHQFKWIHWEGRNAEEQVKMIQQVAMYNSTLPPQQRITVSVEIEKTREPLYQLFPHGDVVRFVFVSKDVARHFGFLTAEAALKGLYSRVKKGAVLICAWAEKGADALGPDGLIVHSDAFPPETLVDTLGAGDTFNAAVIYTLSNGGSLENALTFGCRVAGRKCGFHGYDSIGEKFTDNQVKN